One region of Rhodocaloribacter litoris genomic DNA includes:
- a CDS encoding pyruvate dehydrogenase complex dihydrolipoamide acetyltransferase: MAIPVEMPKMSDTMEEGVLVSWLVEEGASVSAGDVIAQVETDKATMDLEVYDDGVLLKKVIQEGEAVPIGGLIAVLGEEGEDISEVLAKYGGGDGSAAPEPETKAEAVEAEAGQAPSGDGAAEEAAVAAGPEEGARIKASPLARKMAREHGIDLRTVRGSGPEGRIIKRDIEALLAGAPVEVPEAAPKPAPAEAPAEAPAMPAAYDVERISQMRKTIARRLAQSKFTAPHFYLTVDVDMEKATAFREQLNELAEAQGRGKVSFNDLVTKACALALRQHPYVNASYLEAEGEIRLHREIHVAVAVAIDEGLITPVIRHADRKGLGQIAEETRRLAEKARNRELQPEEYTGSTFTTSNLGMFGIDEFTAIINPPNACILAIGAIRDVPVVRDGEVVPGRRMRLTLSCDHRIVDGAVGARFLTTVRQYLEEPLNLLL, from the coding sequence ATGGCTATTCCTGTTGAGATGCCGAAGATGAGCGACACCATGGAAGAGGGGGTGCTCGTCAGCTGGCTGGTCGAAGAAGGCGCGTCGGTTTCGGCGGGCGACGTGATTGCCCAGGTGGAGACCGACAAGGCGACGATGGACCTCGAAGTCTATGACGACGGGGTGTTGCTCAAGAAGGTGATTCAGGAGGGGGAGGCCGTGCCCATCGGCGGCCTCATCGCCGTGCTGGGGGAGGAAGGCGAGGACATTTCCGAGGTGCTGGCGAAATACGGCGGAGGCGACGGTTCTGCGGCGCCCGAGCCGGAAACGAAGGCCGAAGCGGTGGAGGCGGAAGCCGGGCAGGCGCCTTCGGGCGACGGTGCGGCGGAGGAGGCGGCCGTGGCCGCCGGGCCGGAGGAAGGGGCACGCATCAAGGCTTCGCCGCTGGCGCGGAAGATGGCGCGCGAGCACGGCATTGACCTGCGTACGGTGCGGGGCAGCGGCCCCGAAGGGCGCATCATCAAACGCGACATCGAGGCGTTGCTGGCCGGTGCGCCGGTCGAGGTGCCGGAGGCCGCTCCGAAGCCGGCCCCGGCAGAGGCCCCGGCCGAGGCGCCGGCCATGCCGGCGGCCTACGACGTGGAGCGTATCTCGCAGATGCGCAAGACCATTGCCCGGCGCCTGGCGCAGAGCAAGTTCACGGCCCCGCACTTCTACCTGACGGTCGACGTCGACATGGAGAAGGCGACGGCGTTCCGGGAGCAGCTCAACGAACTGGCCGAGGCCCAGGGGCGCGGCAAGGTGTCGTTCAACGACCTCGTCACGAAGGCGTGTGCGCTGGCTCTGCGGCAACACCCGTACGTCAACGCCTCCTATCTCGAGGCGGAAGGCGAGATTCGCCTGCACCGGGAGATCCACGTGGCCGTGGCCGTCGCCATCGACGAGGGCCTGATCACGCCGGTCATCCGCCACGCCGACCGGAAAGGGCTGGGGCAGATTGCCGAAGAGACCCGGCGCCTGGCCGAGAAAGCCCGGAACCGGGAACTCCAGCCGGAGGAATACACGGGCTCCACGTTCACGACGAGCAACCTCGGCATGTTCGGCATCGACGAGTTCACCGCCATCATCAACCCGCCGAACGCCTGCATCCTGGCCATCGGGGCGATCCGCGACGTGCCCGTGGTGCGCGACGGCGAGGTCGTGCCGGGCCGGCGCATGCGGCTGACCCTCTCGTGCGATCATCGCATCGTCGACGGGGCCGTAGGGGCCCGCTTCCTGACGACGGTCCGCCAGTACCTCGAAGAGCCGTTGAACCTGCTGCTTTGA
- a CDS encoding metallophosphoesterase family protein, producing MKVAHLSDIHFGRIAHPFIVEDLVREVNTEGVDLVAVSGDLTQRARRAQFEAARAMLEAFEAPTLVVPGNHDVVAWWHRPWTRIFDPLHRYRTFISDDLNPSFVKDGLAVLGINSAYGLTIKGGRITGEALKAIRTFFGGQPPGIFKVLVVHHHLTKLQALGPHDVARRARRTLAASAEAGVDLILCGHLHISHIEPLDIVPGKHRIVIASAGTATSNRGRRGHRDTNFYNLVSVTPEAFVIEERRYVPERRRFVTDGTVRFERAGGGGDPVAAAGPEP from the coding sequence ATGAAGGTTGCGCATCTCTCCGACATCCACTTCGGTCGCATCGCCCATCCGTTCATCGTGGAGGATCTCGTCCGGGAGGTCAACACGGAAGGGGTGGACCTGGTCGCGGTCAGCGGAGACCTGACCCAGCGGGCCCGTCGCGCGCAGTTCGAGGCGGCCCGGGCCATGCTGGAGGCCTTCGAGGCGCCCACGCTGGTGGTACCCGGCAACCACGATGTCGTTGCCTGGTGGCACCGGCCCTGGACCCGGATCTTCGACCCGCTCCATCGCTACCGCACCTTCATCTCGGACGACCTGAACCCGTCGTTCGTCAAAGACGGCCTGGCGGTGCTGGGCATCAACTCGGCCTACGGGTTGACCATCAAGGGCGGGCGGATTACAGGGGAGGCCCTGAAGGCCATCCGCACGTTTTTTGGCGGGCAGCCCCCCGGGATCTTCAAGGTGCTGGTCGTGCATCATCACCTGACGAAGCTGCAGGCCCTCGGGCCGCACGACGTGGCCCGCCGCGCACGGCGCACGCTGGCGGCGTCGGCCGAGGCCGGCGTCGATCTGATTCTCTGTGGTCACCTGCACATCTCGCACATCGAACCGCTGGATATCGTCCCCGGAAAGCACCGGATCGTCATTGCCAGCGCCGGCACGGCTACGAGCAACCGGGGACGCCGTGGGCACCGCGATACGAACTTTTACAACCTCGTCTCCGTGACGCCGGAGGCGTTCGTGATCGAGGAACGGCGCTACGTACCGGAACGGCGGCGGTTTGTGACGGACGGCACGGTACGGTTCGAGCGGGCGGGGGGAGGAGGGGACCCCGTGGCGGCGGCGGGCCCGGAACCCTGA